From Bradyrhizobium sp. AZCC 1610:
ACCCGCATCGATCTGATGAAGAAATTCGCCAATATCGACGTGCAGGAAATGTATCCCGCCGGCTCCCAGCCGAAAGCGGACAACTGGACGACCGACACCTTCCTGAAGGCAGCGGAAGCCTGCTTTAAAGGAGGCGTTCCCTTCGGAATCGGCCTGGGCGAAACCTCCGACTCCGTCGACACAGCGGGCGCGATCTTCCAGTCCTTCGGCGCGCAGCTTGTCGATGCCAAGGGCAACCTGACGGTCAAGACCGACGAGGTGCGGCAGGCGCTCGAGTACTACAAAAAGCTGATCGCGTTCCTCCCGCCCGATGCAGGAGCATGGGATGATGCCTCGAACAACAGGTGGCTGGTGTCCGGTAAGGGCGCCATGATCATGAACCCGCCAAGCGCATGGGCTGTCGCCAAGCGCGATGCACCGCAGGTCGCCGAACAGTGCTGGACCCACGGTTTTCCGAAAGGACCGAAGGGCCGCTTTGCGCCACACCTTCCCTACTTTCTGGCAGTGTGGAGCTTCTCCAAGAACAAGGCAGCCGCGAAGAGCCTCATTGCGCACCTCTCGCAGCCGACATCGATTGAGAAACTCGTTGCAGCCAGCGGCGGATACGACCTGCCGGCATACGAGAAACTCACGACGCTGAAGACCTGGGCCGAGGAAGGGCCGCCGAAGGGCACCCTCTATCACTACCCCAACCCCTTCAACCATCAGACCCTATCGATCGCGGCCTCGCCGGCCCCCCCGAAGATAGCTCAGCAAATCTACGTGCAGGCCACGCTCACCAAAATGTGCCTACGCCACGGTCAGGGGGAAAAGATGGAAAGCACGCTCGCCTGGGCAGAAGGCGAGTGCGAAGGCTTCATGCGGAGCTGAAGGACTTCGCCGCGGCGGCCTCCGACCGCGCTGCCGCGGCGCGGGTTCATTACCTGTCAGCACCAGGGAATCGGCAAGCGCCGCCTTCCCGGTGATACATCCCGCGAGGACGATGCGTCATGGTTGATGTCACACTTCAGTCGAACCGCGCTGCTGGTGCCGGGACGCGAAGGCGCTCAAGCCTGCGAACCGCGATGAAGCGAAAGTCCACCGCGGCTTTTCTGATGACCCTTCCACTGATCCTCTTGATCGCAATTCTGGTTCTCTATCCAGCTTTCTATTCGCTGCATCTGGCGACTCTGAACAAATCGATGCAGCGCTTCGTTGGCTTGGGCAATTTTGAATTCCTGTTCAAACGGCAAACATTTTGGCTGGTGGTGCAGCAATCGTGCATCTTCGCCATCACCGCCGTCGCCTTCAAGGCGCTGATCGGTTTTATCGTCGCGCATTTCGTTCACAACATTCCTGCTAAAGGTCAACGCAAGTGGCGTGGAATGCTGCTGGTGCCGTGGGTTATTCCACCGGCGATGAGCACGCTCGCCTGGCTTTGGCTGTTCGACCCCTCCTACAGTGCCTTCAACTATACGCTTTCATTCTTCGGCATCGGACCGATCCCCTGGACCGGCGATGCCGTCTGGGCGCGCTTCTCGGTCATCCTGGTCAACGTCTGGTATGGTGCGCCATTCTTCATGATCATGTATCTAGCTGCACTGAAGTCGGTGCCCGAGCAGCTCTATGAGGCCGCGGCGATCGACGGCGCCAACTGGTGGCAGCGGATCTGGTATGTGACACTGCCAATGATGCGCAACATCATCGCGATCACGACGCTGTTCTCGCTCATCGTTACCTTCGCGAATTTCGACATCGTCCGTATCCTGACCGCCGGCGGTCCGCTGGATCACACGCATATTTTCGCGACTTGGGCGTTCCGCCTCGGTATTGAGGGCGGTGACATCCCGCTCGGCGCCAGCGTCTCGCTGTTCATGTTTCCGATACTGGCGATCGCGGCGATCTTCATCCTCCGCGACATCAACAAACGCGGGAATGAAGCCTGATGACAAGCACCGCTGTGATCGACAAGGCTGGGCCAACCCGCAAAATCAAATATGGCAGTATGAGCCGCGACCGCGCTTGGGCGCTGCGATGGTCGTACTTCTTTCTTGTCCTGTTCGCGATCTTCTCGCTGGTGCCTCCGCTCTATATGCTGATCACCTCACTTAAGAGCAGCGCCGAAATCTCGGCGGCGACCAATCCGTGGTGGGTATTCCATCCAACTCTTTCGAATTACGTCGGATTGCTGACATCGAACCAGTTCCTGAGGTTCTTTTGGAACTCAGCCTGGGTATCGGTCATCGTGGTGACGATCACCATGTTGATCAGCGTGCCCGCGGCTTTCGCGCTGTCTCGCATGCGGTTCTGGGGATCGGCGACGCTCGCGACCGGCGTCTTCCTGACCTATCTCATCCCCGATACGCTGCTGTTTCTGCCGCTGTTCAAAATGTTTGCGGCCTTTGGCGAATGGACCGGGATTCAGTTGATCAACCGGTGGTACGTGCTGCTGATCGTTTATCCGACGCTCACTGTGCCGTTCTGCACATGGATCATGATCGGCTATTTCGCGTCCATCCCCAAGGAGCTCGACGAGGCCGCCATCATCGATGGCGCGTCATGGTTCCAGACATTGACGCGCATCTTTATCCCGGTCGCGATGCCTGGTCTGATAGCGGCAACCATCTTCGCCTTTACCGTCTCCTGGGCGCAATTTCTCTATCCGCTGGTGTTCACGACCTCGACCGATCAGTTGGTGCTGCCGGTCGGGATCATTACCACCCTGATCAAGGGTGACGTTTTCAACTGGGGACAGATCATGACCGGCGCCCTGCTCGGCGCGGCGCCTCCGCTCATCATCTACGCGTTCCTGATGGACTATTACATTGCCGGCCTCACCGCCGGCGCGACAAAGGGTTGAAATCCATGGCTGACGTGACGTTGCGTAAGGTGGTGAAGCGTTATGACGAGGTCGAGGCGGTGCGCGGCATCGACCTCGACATCGCCGACCATGAGTTTGTCGTGCTGGTGGGACCGTCGGGTTGCGGCAAGTCGACCACGCTGCGGATGATCGCGGGGCTGGAGGACATCACCGACGGCGACATCATGATCGGCGGCGATGTCGTCAATGACGTGCCGCCGAAGGACCGCGATATCGCGATGGTGTTCCAGAACTACGCGCTCTACCCGCACATGACGGTCGCCGAAAACATGTCGTTCGGCTTGCGCCTGAAGCGATATCCAAAAGCCGAGATCAAGACGCGGATCGACGAGGCCGCGCGCATGCTCGACATCGTCGAGCTCGTCGACCGCAAGCCGAAGCAATTGTCCGGCGGCCAGCGTCAGCGCGTCGCGATGGGCCGCGCCATCGTGCGCAATCCAAAGGTGTTTCTGTTCGACGAGCCGCTGTCCAACCTCGACGCCAAGCTGCGCGTGCAGATGCGGATCGAGATCAAGAAGGTCCACCAGAAGGTCCGCACCACGACCGTCTACGTGACCCACGACCAGGTGGAGGCGATGACGCTCGCCGATCGTGTCGTGGTGATGAACCATGGCCGCATCGAGCAGATCGGCACGCCGAACGAACTCTATCACAAGCCGGCGACGAAGTTCGTCGCCAGCTTCATCGGCTCGCCGGCGATGAATTTTATTCCGTGCCGGTTGGAGGATGCCGGCGGCAAGCTCCATCTCCGCCTGACCGACCGCCTCGCCTTCCCGCTGCCGCCGGCCCGCGCCGCCCGCTACCAGGCAGTCCCGCGCACCGATAGATTGCTTTTGGGGATCAGACCCGAGCACATCACGGAGGCAAGACCGCACCAGGAGCCGGGCATCGAGCCGTTCGACGCCGTGCTCGACGTTACCGAGCCGATGGGCATGGAGACCCTGGTCTATTTCACGCTCGAAGGCGCGCAGGTCTGCGGTCGGGTCAATCCCAACGCCGGCGCGCACGATGGCGGCCCGCTTCGATTGGCTGTGGACCTCAATAACATGCACCTGCTAAACGAGGTGACCGGCGTCGTCCTTTGACGGCGCAATTGCGAGACCTAAGGGCAGGAAATGGCTACCAACAAGAAGAAAATCTTCGTCACGGAATCGATGTCGCAGCCGGGAAGAGCGCTACTTCACGCGCGAGACGACATCGAACTCGTCGAATTTCCCAACATGATTTCGCAGCAGGATTTCGAAGCCAAGCTGAAGGAGCATGCGCCGGTCCACGGCGTCGCCCTCGGCGGTACCCGTTTCGGCGAGCCCGAGCTCGAAGCCTCGAAAGACATGCTGGTGGTGACCCGGATCGGCGTCGGGTTCGACGCCGTTGACGTTCCCGCGCTCAGCCGCCGCAAGGTCCCGCTGATGGTGGCGGGCACCGCCAATTCGCCGTCCGTTGCCGAGCATGCCCTGTTCATGATGCTCACGCTCGCCAAGCGCGCGACGGAAATGCATTCGCTGGTCAGGGATGACAAATGGGCTGATAGGCTGGGGATGCTGCCCTACGACCTCTTCGGCAAGACGGTGCTGATCATCGGTTTTGGCCGCATCGGCACGCGCACCGCCAAGCGCTGTCTCGCAATGGAAATGAACGTCCTGGTTTTCGACCCCTACAAGCCCACCGCCGACATCAAGGCCGCCGGTTGCGATCCGATCGCCGACCTCAATGCCGCGCTGCCGCGTGCCGACTTCGTCAGCATCCATTGCCCGAAGAATCCGGAGACGGTCGGCATGTTCAATGCCGACCGGCTGAAGCGGATGAAACCATCAGCCTATCTGATCAACACGGCGCGCGGCGGAATCGTCGACGAGGCCGCGCTGCACGCCGCCCTGGTGTCCGGCAAGCTTGCCGGCGCCGGCCTAGACGTTTTCGAGCAGGAGCCCCCGCCGGCTGGTCAGGCATTGCTCGCCCTGCCCAACGTCATCATGGCGCCGCATGTCGCGGGCGTTACGGTGGAAGCCGTGGACCGGATGAGCGAGCAGACCGCCCGCAACATTCTGAGCGTGCTGGATGGCGATCCCGTGCGCCAGAACGT
This genomic window contains:
- a CDS encoding ABC transporter substrate-binding protein, whose amino-acid sequence is MSRKKVSRRQFIAATALSSAALVTAPYVRGAHAAGSLSMGFWDHWVPDANKASTDLVKDWAEKEKVEVKIDYITSNGRKNEITIAAEAQAKSGHDILAMPTWWPHAQTELLEPMNDVMTPLIAQNGAVNDTVKYLGQLDGKWHAVPFCIGSQIKGPCTRIDLMKKFANIDVQEMYPAGSQPKADNWTTDTFLKAAEACFKGGVPFGIGLGETSDSVDTAGAIFQSFGAQLVDAKGNLTVKTDEVRQALEYYKKLIAFLPPDAGAWDDASNNRWLVSGKGAMIMNPPSAWAVAKRDAPQVAEQCWTHGFPKGPKGRFAPHLPYFLAVWSFSKNKAAAKSLIAHLSQPTSIEKLVAASGGYDLPAYEKLTTLKTWAEEGPPKGTLYHYPNPFNHQTLSIAASPAPPKIAQQIYVQATLTKMCLRHGQGEKMESTLAWAEGECEGFMRS
- a CDS encoding hydroxyacid dehydrogenase — encoded protein: MATNKKKIFVTESMSQPGRALLHARDDIELVEFPNMISQQDFEAKLKEHAPVHGVALGGTRFGEPELEASKDMLVVTRIGVGFDAVDVPALSRRKVPLMVAGTANSPSVAEHALFMMLTLAKRATEMHSLVRDDKWADRLGMLPYDLFGKTVLIIGFGRIGTRTAKRCLAMEMNVLVFDPYKPTADIKAAGCDPIADLNAALPRADFVSIHCPKNPETVGMFNADRLKRMKPSAYLINTARGGIVDEAALHAALVSGKLAGAGLDVFEQEPPPAGQALLALPNVIMAPHVAGVTVEAVDRMSEQTARNILSVLDGDPVRQNVINQDVLG
- a CDS encoding carbohydrate ABC transporter permease, producing the protein MVDVTLQSNRAAGAGTRRRSSLRTAMKRKSTAAFLMTLPLILLIAILVLYPAFYSLHLATLNKSMQRFVGLGNFEFLFKRQTFWLVVQQSCIFAITAVAFKALIGFIVAHFVHNIPAKGQRKWRGMLLVPWVIPPAMSTLAWLWLFDPSYSAFNYTLSFFGIGPIPWTGDAVWARFSVILVNVWYGAPFFMIMYLAALKSVPEQLYEAAAIDGANWWQRIWYVTLPMMRNIIAITTLFSLIVTFANFDIVRILTAGGPLDHTHIFATWAFRLGIEGGDIPLGASVSLFMFPILAIAAIFILRDINKRGNEA
- a CDS encoding ABC transporter ATP-binding protein, which encodes MADVTLRKVVKRYDEVEAVRGIDLDIADHEFVVLVGPSGCGKSTTLRMIAGLEDITDGDIMIGGDVVNDVPPKDRDIAMVFQNYALYPHMTVAENMSFGLRLKRYPKAEIKTRIDEAARMLDIVELVDRKPKQLSGGQRQRVAMGRAIVRNPKVFLFDEPLSNLDAKLRVQMRIEIKKVHQKVRTTTVYVTHDQVEAMTLADRVVVMNHGRIEQIGTPNELYHKPATKFVASFIGSPAMNFIPCRLEDAGGKLHLRLTDRLAFPLPPARAARYQAVPRTDRLLLGIRPEHITEARPHQEPGIEPFDAVLDVTEPMGMETLVYFTLEGAQVCGRVNPNAGAHDGGPLRLAVDLNNMHLLNEVTGVVL
- a CDS encoding carbohydrate ABC transporter permease; the encoded protein is MTSTAVIDKAGPTRKIKYGSMSRDRAWALRWSYFFLVLFAIFSLVPPLYMLITSLKSSAEISAATNPWWVFHPTLSNYVGLLTSNQFLRFFWNSAWVSVIVVTITMLISVPAAFALSRMRFWGSATLATGVFLTYLIPDTLLFLPLFKMFAAFGEWTGIQLINRWYVLLIVYPTLTVPFCTWIMIGYFASIPKELDEAAIIDGASWFQTLTRIFIPVAMPGLIAATIFAFTVSWAQFLYPLVFTTSTDQLVLPVGIITTLIKGDVFNWGQIMTGALLGAAPPLIIYAFLMDYYIAGLTAGATKG